In Rhodothermales bacterium, the following proteins share a genomic window:
- a CDS encoding TolC family protein: MALPRAARSALLACALTLGTAFSGDARAQAPDTTTLRLGDLLAEVAEANPTLRAARLEAAARAQTGAQVGALPDPTVSVTAFPYPLVTALGAQRTQWRVEQMMPWPGTLPLRERAADLSAEVAGYEADALALDLALQVKRAYYALYQLQRTDALIRTFRERLDAFTEAAAVRYEVGRGPQGAVLQVGLEEERLGARLLDLDARREAALQTLARLTDRPGLVFADAVVLAPPPLPSAETALADVALRLRPEVQALDAAAEQAEADVALARKAFYPDLGVGVTYFDVTERAMPPTADGTDALAVMLSAKIPLQRGRLRARLDQARLRAAQVEARQDALETAITTELADVAYAARREAETLALFRDRLLPQAQATVESVLAAYTTGEADYVAFLDAERSRFQVQLGLEEALGRYLDATARLERALGGTALLDLAEGTTNAPALPEDPRLR, from the coding sequence ATGGCTCTACCTCGCGCAGCACGCTCGGCGCTGCTGGCCTGCGCCCTCACCCTCGGCACCGCCTTCTCCGGCGACGCCCGGGCCCAGGCCCCCGACACCACCACGCTCCGCTTGGGCGACCTCCTCGCCGAGGTCGCCGAGGCGAACCCCACGCTCCGCGCCGCCCGGCTCGAAGCCGCCGCCCGCGCCCAGACCGGCGCTCAGGTCGGCGCGCTCCCGGACCCGACCGTTTCGGTGACGGCGTTCCCGTACCCGCTCGTGACCGCGCTCGGCGCGCAGCGGACGCAGTGGCGCGTCGAGCAGATGATGCCGTGGCCCGGCACGCTCCCCCTCCGCGAACGCGCGGCCGACCTCTCCGCCGAGGTCGCGGGGTACGAGGCCGACGCGCTCGCGCTCGACCTCGCGCTCCAGGTCAAGCGCGCCTACTACGCGCTCTACCAGCTCCAGCGCACCGACGCCCTCATCCGCACCTTCCGCGAGCGCCTCGACGCGTTCACCGAGGCCGCCGCCGTCCGCTACGAGGTGGGCCGTGGGCCGCAGGGGGCCGTGCTCCAGGTGGGGCTCGAAGAGGAGCGGCTGGGGGCTCGCCTCCTCGACCTCGACGCCCGGCGCGAGGCCGCGCTCCAGACGCTCGCCCGCCTCACCGACCGCCCCGGCCTCGTTTTCGCCGACGCCGTCGTGCTCGCGCCCCCGCCGCTGCCGAGCGCCGAGACCGCCCTCGCCGACGTCGCCCTCCGGCTCCGCCCCGAGGTCCAGGCCCTCGACGCGGCGGCCGAGCAGGCCGAGGCTGACGTGGCCCTCGCCCGGAAGGCTTTCTACCCCGACCTCGGCGTCGGCGTCACGTACTTCGACGTGACGGAGCGTGCCATGCCGCCGACGGCCGACGGCACCGACGCGCTCGCGGTCATGCTCTCGGCGAAGATCCCCCTCCAGCGGGGGCGCCTGAGGGCCCGGCTCGACCAGGCCCGCCTCCGCGCCGCCCAGGTCGAGGCCCGGCAGGACGCCCTCGAGACGGCCATCACGACCGAGCTCGCCGACGTCGCCTACGCTGCGCGCCGCGAGGCCGAGACGCTCGCGCTCTTCCGCGACCGCCTCCTCCCACAGGCCCAGGCCACCGTCGAGAGCGTGCTCGCCGCCTACACCACCGGCGAGGCCGACTACGTCGCCTTCCTCGACGCCGAGCGCTCCCGCTTCCAGGTCCAGCTCGGGCTCGAAGAAGCCCTCGGCCGCTACCTCGACGCCACGGCCCGGCTGGAGCGCGCCCTCGGTGGGACCGCGCTCCTCGACCTCGCCGAAGGCACCACGAATGCCCCCGCCCTCCCCGAAGACCCCCGACTCCGATGA
- a CDS encoding DUF411 domain-containing protein → MKLLLLTLALTLPLAACSGDDANPTPAETASATEADLPLVTVYKSPTCGCCAKWADHIEAAGFPVKTVDVTDLGAVKAEHGIPAQYGSCHTAVVDGYAVEGHVPAEDVKRLLAERPEAAGLAVPGMPIGSPGMETPGRRADRYEVLLVQDGDATVFTRH, encoded by the coding sequence ATGAAGCTCCTTCTTCTGACGCTGGCCCTCACGCTCCCGCTCGCAGCCTGCTCCGGCGACGATGCGAACCCCACACCGGCTGAGACGGCCTCGGCCACTGAGGCGGACCTCCCCCTCGTCACGGTCTATAAGTCGCCGACTTGCGGCTGCTGCGCGAAGTGGGCTGACCACATCGAGGCCGCCGGCTTTCCGGTAAAAACCGTTGACGTCACCGACCTCGGTGCCGTGAAGGCCGAGCACGGCATCCCGGCCCAGTACGGGTCCTGCCACACGGCCGTCGTGGACGGCTACGCCGTCGAGGGCCACGTCCCGGCCGAAGACGTGAAGCGGCTGCTGGCCGAACGTCCCGAGGCCGCCGGCCTCGCCGTGCCGGGGATGCCCATCGGCTCGCCCGGCATGGAGACGCCCGGCCGCCGGGCCGACCGCTACGAAGTGCTCCTCGTACAGGACGGCGACGCCACGGTCTTCACTCGTCACTAA
- a CDS encoding efflux RND transporter periplasmic adaptor subunit, whose amino-acid sequence MKTQTPTPPVAPPERSPYDKPESPRSRRKGLITMGALVVLLIAVGLAWTLFKGNASDAVGEAPPAAAPGDAAGEAAASAGGLAAKDLDGDGIVYQSGMHPWIVEDEPGQCPICGMDLQPVSVSGAEEGTVQIDPVTMQNIGVRTTPVEVQTISRDLRTTGVFEASDRAREAVSLKIGGWVEELYVDAEGDRVRAGQPLLALYSPQLVSTQEEYLLALRSRELMGSDGDRVVEAARRRLLLFDISPAQIERLGSTGEVTRTLTIYAPASGTVTEKRVVEGMQAMPGMTLMEIVDLSGLWLQVDVPEQDLGWVDVGTRAVVRLESQPGAELTGRVEYVYDTLDPATRTGTARVAVPNPGRRIKPGMYATASLFGAPSEARPTVPSEAVVRTGEEAVVILALGEGRFRPQPVTLGEEGEGAVQILAGLDGTERVVTSAQFLIDSEARLAASIGAMAGGTADGGTDAGSAPDPMGEVDHSQMNH is encoded by the coding sequence ATGAAGACGCAGACTCCCACGCCGCCCGTGGCTCCGCCCGAGCGCTCTCCTTACGACAAACCCGAATCGCCGCGCTCGCGCCGCAAGGGCCTCATCACCATGGGCGCGCTCGTCGTGCTCCTCATTGCCGTCGGGCTCGCGTGGACCCTCTTCAAGGGCAACGCCAGCGACGCCGTCGGCGAAGCTCCGCCCGCTGCAGCGCCCGGCGACGCGGCCGGCGAAGCGGCGGCCTCGGCGGGCGGCCTCGCGGCCAAAGACCTCGACGGCGACGGGATCGTCTACCAGTCGGGGATGCACCCGTGGATCGTCGAGGACGAGCCGGGGCAGTGCCCCATCTGCGGGATGGACCTCCAGCCCGTCTCGGTCAGCGGGGCGGAGGAGGGCACCGTCCAGATCGACCCCGTGACGATGCAGAACATCGGCGTGCGGACGACGCCCGTCGAGGTCCAGACGATCAGCCGCGACCTCCGCACGACGGGCGTATTCGAAGCGAGCGACCGCGCCCGCGAGGCCGTCAGCCTCAAGATCGGAGGCTGGGTCGAGGAGCTCTACGTCGACGCCGAGGGCGACCGCGTCCGGGCGGGGCAGCCGCTCCTCGCGCTCTACAGCCCCCAGCTCGTCTCGACGCAGGAGGAGTACCTCCTCGCCCTCCGCAGCCGCGAGCTCATGGGCAGCGACGGCGACCGCGTCGTTGAGGCGGCCCGCCGGCGGCTCCTCCTCTTCGACATCAGCCCGGCGCAGATCGAACGGCTCGGATCGACGGGCGAGGTCACGCGGACGCTCACGATCTACGCGCCCGCGAGCGGCACCGTTACGGAGAAGCGCGTCGTAGAGGGGATGCAGGCCATGCCGGGCATGACGCTCATGGAGATCGTCGACCTCAGCGGGCTCTGGCTCCAGGTGGACGTGCCGGAGCAGGACCTCGGCTGGGTCGATGTCGGCACGCGCGCCGTCGTCCGGCTCGAGAGCCAACCCGGCGCCGAGCTGACGGGCCGCGTGGAGTACGTCTACGACACGCTCGACCCGGCGACGCGCACGGGCACGGCTCGCGTGGCGGTCCCGAACCCCGGCCGCCGCATTAAGCCGGGGATGTACGCCACGGCTTCGCTCTTCGGCGCACCGAGTGAAGCGCGCCCGACCGTCCCGAGCGAGGCCGTGGTCCGCACCGGCGAGGAGGCCGTGGTGATCCTCGCCCTCGGCGAGGGCCGGTTCCGTCCGCAGCCGGTCACCCTCGGCGAGGAAGGGGAGGGTGCCGTCCAGATCCTCGCCGGGCTCGACGGCACCGAGCGCGTCGTCACGAGCGCACAGTTCCTCATCGACTCCGAGGCCCGGCTCGCCGCCTCGATCGGCGCGATGGCCGGCGGCACCGCTGACGGCGGCACCGACGCCGGGAGCGCCCCCGACCCGATGGGCGAGGTCGACCACAGCCAGATGAACCACTGA
- a CDS encoding methyltransferase domain-containing protein: MPDSERNPEGWAERVRCVYGRVAGRYDGALALFGLLGYRTGAYRRRAVCALRLRPGQTVVDLGCGTGKNLPLLAEAVGAGGRVVGADFSPAMLEEARARTEENGLANVELVEADAATFDFPESLDRVLATFSLSMMPEPERVIARAARALEARALEKDGRLAVLDFRIPPSWPRPIRRAAFALAAPLGETWAMAERDLRPLARRHVALDVDESLYFGAAYVAAGSPHPPA, translated from the coding sequence ATGCCCGACTCGGAGCGAAACCCCGAGGGGTGGGCCGAGCGCGTCCGCTGCGTCTACGGCCGCGTCGCCGGTCGGTACGACGGCGCGCTCGCCCTCTTCGGGCTCCTCGGCTACCGCACGGGCGCTTACCGCCGCCGCGCCGTTTGCGCCCTCCGGCTGCGGCCGGGGCAGACCGTCGTGGACCTCGGCTGCGGGACGGGGAAGAACCTCCCGCTCCTCGCCGAGGCCGTCGGCGCTGGGGGCCGCGTCGTCGGCGCGGACTTCTCGCCGGCGATGCTGGAGGAGGCCCGTGCTCGCACCGAGGAGAACGGCCTGGCGAACGTCGAGCTGGTCGAAGCCGACGCCGCCACGTTCGACTTCCCCGAATCGCTCGACCGTGTGCTCGCGACGTTCTCGCTCAGCATGATGCCGGAGCCCGAGCGGGTGATCGCGCGCGCCGCTCGTGCGCTGGAGGCTCGTGCGCTGGAGAAGGACGGACGGCTCGCCGTGCTCGACTTCCGCATCCCGCCGTCGTGGCCGCGGCCGATTCGCCGGGCGGCCTTCGCCCTCGCGGCTCCGCTCGGCGAGACGTGGGCGATGGCCGAGCGGGACCTCCGACCACTCGCACGGCGTCACGTCGCCCTCGACGTCGACGAGTCGCTCTACTTCGGCGCGGCCTACGTCGCGGCCGGCTCACCCCATCCCCCCGCGTGA
- the mrdA gene encoding penicillin-binding protein 2 gives MKTWPLRLRIFVAVILLAVGAMTVRLVQLQLLDRDRYAEAARDNAVRARRVEAPRGRMFDRDGALLVDNAGAFTVSVVPYALGDGAAPELARLLGLPDSTVAARVAEARRWNPYRPSPIVQNVPVEVAARVEEALFRLPGVDVVAGYRRRYGSVRGAHTFGYLAEIGPERLTRLEGQGYAPGDVVGQSGMELAYEELLRGRPGVRFELVDVRGRTVGRWQGGAEDEPPTSGFDLHLALDADLQTLAESLFVGKRGAAVALDPQTGEVLAAVSAPDYDPALLAPPIDVGAWRGLNADPERPLFNRFMLSGQPLGSTIKPLMGLAGLEEGAITPATTYPCTGAFYYGGQRFGGHGNYGPLAVEDAIRVSCNEFFYWLGLELGLERFHAWGRRVGFGELMPTDFPTQNAGLWPDEGYFDRTYGAGRWTRGYLVSLGIGQGNAAVTPMQLARYTAALANGGTLVAPHFARALRNPETDEEVRPGLPRAERLGLDSAYVALVREGMRAVVTNGTARIAQIEGVPVAGKTGTAQNPQGEDHSLFIAFAPYSPSGREAEIAVAVFVENAGFGSAAAAPIASLLIEQYLTGTVARQDLVRRLVEEVRSEPVQ, from the coding sequence GTGAAGACGTGGCCGCTCCGCCTCCGCATCTTCGTAGCCGTCATCCTCCTCGCCGTGGGCGCGATGACCGTGCGGCTCGTCCAGCTCCAGCTCCTCGACCGGGACCGCTATGCGGAGGCCGCCCGCGACAACGCCGTCCGAGCCCGGCGCGTGGAGGCCCCGCGCGGCCGGATGTTCGACCGAGACGGCGCCCTCCTCGTAGATAATGCAGGGGCGTTCACCGTGAGCGTGGTGCCCTACGCCCTCGGCGACGGAGCGGCGCCCGAGCTCGCCCGGCTGCTCGGCCTCCCCGACTCGACCGTCGCAGCGCGCGTAGCGGAGGCGCGGCGCTGGAACCCTTACCGCCCGAGCCCGATCGTGCAGAACGTGCCCGTCGAGGTCGCAGCGCGCGTCGAAGAGGCCCTCTTCCGGCTTCCCGGTGTGGACGTGGTGGCGGGGTACCGGCGGCGCTACGGGTCGGTGCGAGGCGCGCACACCTTCGGCTACCTCGCCGAGATCGGCCCGGAGCGGCTCACCCGCCTCGAAGGTCAGGGGTACGCACCGGGCGACGTCGTCGGGCAGAGCGGGATGGAGCTGGCCTACGAAGAGCTCCTTCGAGGTCGGCCTGGCGTCCGGTTTGAACTCGTGGACGTGCGGGGGCGCACCGTCGGGCGCTGGCAGGGCGGCGCCGAGGACGAGCCGCCTACCTCGGGGTTCGACCTCCACCTCGCCCTCGACGCCGACCTCCAGACCCTCGCCGAGTCCCTCTTCGTCGGCAAGCGCGGCGCGGCCGTCGCACTCGACCCTCAGACGGGGGAGGTGCTCGCCGCCGTCTCGGCCCCGGACTACGACCCGGCGCTGCTCGCCCCACCCATCGACGTGGGCGCGTGGCGGGGGCTCAATGCTGACCCCGAGCGCCCGCTCTTCAACCGGTTCATGCTCAGCGGGCAGCCCCTCGGCTCGACGATCAAACCGCTCATGGGCCTGGCGGGGCTGGAGGAGGGCGCGATCACGCCCGCAACGACGTACCCCTGCACGGGGGCGTTCTACTACGGCGGACAGCGGTTTGGTGGGCACGGCAACTACGGCCCCCTCGCTGTGGAGGACGCCATCCGCGTCTCGTGCAACGAGTTCTTCTACTGGCTCGGCCTGGAGCTCGGACTAGAGCGGTTCCACGCGTGGGGCCGCCGGGTGGGCTTCGGCGAGCTGATGCCGACGGACTTCCCGACGCAGAACGCCGGCCTCTGGCCCGACGAGGGCTACTTCGACCGCACCTACGGCGCGGGCCGCTGGACGCGCGGCTACCTCGTCTCGCTCGGGATCGGGCAGGGGAACGCCGCCGTGACCCCGATGCAGCTCGCCCGCTACACCGCCGCCCTCGCCAACGGCGGCACGCTCGTCGCCCCGCACTTCGCCCGCGCCCTCCGCAACCCCGAAACCGACGAAGAAGTCCGGCCCGGGTTGCCCCGTGCTGAGCGGCTCGGTCTCGACTCCGCCTACGTCGCCCTCGTCCGGGAGGGTATGCGGGCCGTCGTGACGAACGGGACGGCCCGCATCGCCCAGATCGAGGGTGTGCCTGTGGCCGGGAAGACAGGGACGGCGCAGAACCCACAGGGCGAGGATCACTCGCTCTTCATCGCGTTCGCACCCTACAGCCCCTCCGGGCGTGAGGCCGAGATCGCCGTGGCCGTCTTCGTCGAGAACGCCGGGTTCGGCTCGGCGGCGGCGGCCCCGATTGCCAGCCTCCTGATCGAGCAGTACCTCACGGGCACCGTCGCCCGTCAGGACCTCGTCCGCCGCCTCGTGGAGGAGGTGCGGAGCGAGCCGGTTCAGTGA
- a CDS encoding four-helix bundle copper-binding protein, with the protein MNAQRMLSTHPSADGRNLDTIAGLVEAAFDCAQTCTSCADACLAEDMVKDLRYCIRQDLDCADVCDATARILSRRTEPDWTLIHSQVEACRVACKTCGDECEKHAGMHEHCRICAESCRRCEEACRQVLSAIGTPAQA; encoded by the coding sequence ATGAACGCCCAACGCATGCTCAGCACCCACCCCAGCGCCGACGGCCGGAACCTCGACACCATCGCAGGGCTCGTCGAGGCCGCCTTCGACTGCGCCCAGACCTGTACCTCGTGCGCCGATGCCTGTCTGGCCGAGGACATGGTGAAGGACCTCCGCTACTGCATCCGCCAGGACCTCGACTGCGCCGACGTCTGCGACGCCACCGCGCGCATCCTCTCGCGCCGGACGGAGCCCGACTGGACGCTCATCCACAGCCAGGTCGAGGCGTGCCGGGTCGCCTGCAAGACGTGCGGCGACGAGTGCGAGAAGCACGCCGGCATGCACGAGCACTGCCGGATCTGCGCCGAGAGCTGCCGCCGCTGCGAGGAGGCCTGTCGCCAGGTCCTCTCGGCCATCGGCACGCCCGCACAGGCATAA
- a CDS encoding cupredoxin domain-containing protein, with product MNTLNLTRRPLTSRITRLPLLALFLALPFALAACGDADPVDADAGAMQAAPPTGAGTAEDEMHEMPDGTMMSDDEMDHDGMDGMTDGVASARMEGGVQVVEIEAGRMGYAPKQIALEAGVPARLVFTRTVESDCSARVKIPAFDVPVTDLPLDEPVAVEFTPDESGEFEFVCGMDMQRGSIMIRS from the coding sequence ATGAACACGCTCAACCTCACACGCCGCCCCCTGACGTCTCGCATCACGCGGCTCCCGCTCCTCGCCCTCTTCCTCGCCCTGCCCTTCGCGCTCGCCGCGTGCGGCGACGCCGATCCCGTCGATGCCGACGCCGGAGCGATGCAGGCCGCCCCGCCCACCGGTGCCGGAACGGCCGAAGACGAGATGCACGAGATGCCCGACGGCACGATGATGTCAGACGACGAGATGGACCACGACGGTATGGACGGCATGACCGACGGTGTCGCCTCCGCTCGCATGGAGGGCGGCGTGCAGGTCGTCGAGATCGAAGCCGGTCGGATGGGCTACGCGCCGAAGCAAATCGCCCTCGAAGCCGGCGTCCCCGCCCGCCTCGTCTTCACGCGCACCGTCGAGTCTGATTGCTCGGCGCGGGTGAAGATCCCTGCCTTCGACGTCCCCGTGACGGACCTCCCCCTCGACGAGCCCGTCGCCGTCGAGTTCACGCCGGATGAGAGCGGCGAGTTCGAGTTCGTCTGCGGGATGGACATGCAGCGCGGGTCCATCATGATCCGGTCCTGA
- a CDS encoding cation transporter, producing MNEQKTDTLQITGMSCGHCVRTVEEALRGVEGTEVLGVEVGEARVRYDPERVSRERLAEAVEREGFDVAA from the coding sequence ATGAACGAGCAAAAGACCGACACCCTCCAGATCACCGGGATGAGCTGCGGCCACTGCGTCCGCACCGTCGAGGAGGCCCTCCGGGGCGTCGAGGGCACCGAGGTGCTCGGCGTTGAGGTGGGCGAGGCCCGCGTGCGCTACGACCCCGAGCGCGTGAGCCGCGAGCGCCTCGCCGAGGCCGTCGAGCGCGAGGGCTTCGACGTAGCAGCGTAA
- a CDS encoding efflux RND transporter permease subunit, with translation MLERIIDWSARNRLLVGILTLLVASLGAWATLNTPVDAIPDLSDVQVIVRTEYPGQGPQIVEEQVTYPLTSALLSVPFAKTVRGYSMFGTSFVYVIFEDGTDMYWARSRVLEYLSQIQDRLPEGASPSLGPDATGVGWVYTYSLRDTTGTYDLAQLRSVQDFYLKYELQAVGGVSEVATVGGFQKQYQVVVDPQKLAAYGVPIGRVGEALKRSNRDVGGRLLELGEREFIVRGKGYLEGVDDIRDVVVKAEGGTPVTVGDVATVQLGPEIRRGIADVNGEGEVVGGIVVMRYGENAQATIDRVKARLAELQGGLPPGVEVVTEYDRSALIGRAVDTLTTRIWEELLVVALIVMVFLLHFRSAFVAVVTVPVGILIALGVMYLLGINANIMSLGGIAIAIGVMVDASLVMVENAHKHIERARAAKAEARGGKAPPVPAVDRRLLDAAGGDGSGAVAPGLGARLRRFFDRTQRRLDGVGEETPGLTNAERMHAVIEAAKEVGPSLFFSLLIVTVSFLPVFTLEQVEGRMFRPLALTKTFSMAAAALLAVTLVPALMAVFVKGKIRAEQQNPIARFFIRAYRPLIRGTLRRPVAVLVVGFSLLFVTVLPVQRLVFGDVLVPFPQIGSEFMPPLWEGDLLYMPTTLPGVSPQEAKEILQRTDRIIASFPEVERVFGKIGRAETATDPAPLSMIETTIILKPEDEWREGVTRQSLTAEMDRAINFPGLTNAWTMPIKTRTDMLATGIKTPVGVKIAGPDLAVLERLGREVEAAVKDLPGTRSAYAERVMGGSFLDIDVDRRAAARYGLTSGDVQDVIMAAVGGMNVTTTVEGLERYPVNVRYPRALRDDLPALRQVLVPTPNGANVPLGQLADFSYVAGPPMVKSENARPNAWVFVDLTDEADVGSYVQRARDVVAESVALPPGYSLKWSGQFEYMERANERLAVLVPITLAIIFLLLFLHFRSATEALLLMIPLPFAVVGAVWLMLALGYNFSIAVGVGLIAVAGLAAETGVVMHVYLDEAVKRYRRDGRLTSVPRLKEALEEGAVDRVRPKLMTVFTTIIGLVPIMIGTGTGAEVMQRIATPMVGGLVTSTVHTLIMIPALYAVVQGRRLRRELREAPAAERPELAFEPLAPDAAAHDSRHGLPPSGEDAPSNS, from the coding sequence ATGCTCGAACGCATCATCGACTGGAGCGCCCGCAACCGCCTCCTCGTCGGCATCCTCACCCTCCTCGTCGCCTCCCTCGGCGCGTGGGCCACGCTCAATACCCCCGTCGACGCCATCCCCGACCTCTCCGACGTCCAGGTCATCGTCAGGACGGAGTACCCCGGCCAGGGCCCGCAGATCGTCGAGGAGCAGGTGACGTACCCGCTCACGTCGGCGCTCCTTTCCGTCCCATTCGCGAAGACCGTCCGTGGCTACTCCATGTTCGGGACGAGCTTCGTCTACGTCATCTTCGAGGACGGGACGGACATGTACTGGGCGCGGAGCCGCGTGCTGGAGTACCTCTCGCAGATTCAGGACCGGCTGCCGGAGGGCGCGAGCCCGTCGCTCGGCCCGGACGCGACGGGCGTCGGCTGGGTCTACACCTACAGCCTCCGCGACACGACGGGGACGTACGACCTCGCGCAGCTCCGCAGCGTGCAGGACTTCTACCTCAAGTACGAGCTGCAGGCCGTGGGCGGCGTGAGCGAAGTCGCCACCGTCGGCGGATTCCAGAAGCAGTACCAGGTCGTCGTCGACCCGCAGAAGCTCGCAGCGTACGGCGTCCCCATCGGGCGCGTCGGCGAGGCGCTGAAGCGCTCGAACCGCGATGTCGGCGGGCGGCTGCTGGAGCTCGGCGAGCGCGAGTTCATCGTGCGCGGGAAGGGCTACCTCGAAGGCGTCGACGACATCCGCGACGTCGTGGTGAAGGCCGAGGGCGGGACGCCCGTCACCGTCGGCGACGTGGCGACGGTCCAACTCGGGCCGGAGATCCGGCGCGGCATCGCCGATGTGAACGGCGAGGGCGAGGTCGTCGGCGGGATCGTGGTGATGCGCTACGGCGAGAACGCGCAGGCGACGATCGACCGCGTGAAGGCGCGGCTCGCCGAGCTGCAGGGCGGGCTGCCGCCGGGCGTCGAGGTCGTCACCGAGTACGACCGGAGCGCGCTCATCGGCCGCGCCGTCGACACGCTCACGACGCGGATCTGGGAGGAGTTGCTCGTCGTCGCGCTCATCGTGATGGTGTTCCTCCTCCACTTCCGCAGCGCGTTCGTCGCCGTCGTGACGGTGCCCGTCGGCATCCTGATCGCGCTCGGGGTGATGTACCTCCTCGGGATCAACGCCAACATCATGAGCCTCGGCGGGATCGCGATCGCGATCGGGGTGATGGTGGACGCGAGCCTCGTGATGGTCGAGAACGCGCACAAGCACATCGAGCGGGCGCGGGCGGCGAAGGCCGAGGCGCGGGGCGGCAAGGCGCCGCCGGTACCCGCCGTGGACCGCCGGCTCCTCGACGCGGCGGGGGGCGACGGGAGCGGCGCGGTGGCGCCCGGCCTCGGCGCCCGCCTGCGTCGCTTCTTCGACCGCACGCAGCGGCGGCTCGACGGGGTGGGGGAGGAGACGCCCGGCCTCACGAACGCCGAGCGGATGCACGCGGTGATCGAGGCGGCGAAGGAGGTCGGGCCGAGCCTGTTCTTCTCGCTCCTCATCGTCACCGTCAGCTTCCTGCCCGTCTTCACGCTGGAGCAGGTCGAGGGCCGGATGTTCCGCCCGCTCGCGCTCACGAAGACGTTCTCGATGGCGGCGGCGGCCCTCCTCGCCGTGACGCTCGTGCCCGCGCTGATGGCGGTCTTCGTCAAGGGGAAGATCCGCGCCGAGCAGCAGAACCCCATCGCGCGGTTCTTCATCCGCGCGTACCGCCCGCTCATCCGCGGCACGCTCCGCCGGCCCGTCGCCGTGCTCGTCGTCGGGTTCAGCCTCCTCTTCGTGACGGTGTTGCCCGTGCAACGGCTCGTGTTCGGCGACGTGCTCGTCCCGTTCCCGCAGATCGGGAGCGAGTTCATGCCGCCGCTCTGGGAGGGCGACCTCCTCTACATGCCGACGACGCTGCCCGGCGTCAGCCCGCAGGAGGCGAAGGAGATCCTGCAGCGGACCGACCGCATCATCGCGAGCTTCCCCGAGGTCGAGCGCGTCTTCGGCAAGATCGGCCGCGCCGAGACGGCCACCGATCCCGCCCCGCTCTCGATGATCGAGACGACGATCATCCTCAAGCCCGAGGACGAGTGGCGCGAGGGCGTGACGCGGCAGTCGCTGACCGCCGAGATGGACCGGGCGATCAACTTCCCCGGCCTCACGAACGCGTGGACGATGCCGATCAAGACGCGGACGGACATGCTCGCGACGGGGATCAAGACGCCGGTCGGGGTGAAGATCGCCGGGCCGGACCTGGCCGTGCTCGAACGGCTCGGGCGCGAGGTCGAGGCCGCCGTGAAGGACTTGCCCGGCACGCGGAGCGCGTACGCCGAGCGCGTGATGGGCGGGAGCTTTCTCGACATCGACGTAGACCGCCGCGCCGCCGCCCGCTACGGCCTCACGTCGGGCGACGTGCAGGACGTGATCATGGCCGCCGTCGGCGGGATGAACGTGACGACGACGGTGGAGGGGCTGGAGCGCTACCCCGTCAACGTCCGTTACCCCCGCGCCCTCCGCGACGACCTCCCCGCGCTCCGCCAGGTCCTCGTCCCGACGCCGAACGGCGCGAACGTCCCGCTCGGCCAGCTCGCCGACTTCTCGTACGTCGCCGGTCCCCCGATGGTGAAGAGCGAGAACGCCCGTCCGAACGCGTGGGTGTTCGTCGACCTCACCGACGAGGCCGACGTCGGGAGCTACGTGCAGCGGGCGCGCGACGTCGTCGCCGAATCCGTCGCGCTGCCGCCGGGCTACTCGCTGAAGTGGAGCGGGCAGTTCGAGTACATGGAGCGGGCGAACGAGCGGCTCGCCGTCCTCGTCCCGATCACGCTCGCGATCATCTTCCTCCTGCTCTTCCTCCACTTCCGCAGCGCGACCGAGGCCTTGCTGCTGATGATCCCGTTGCCGTTCGCCGTCGTCGGCGCGGTGTGGCTCATGCTCGCGCTCGGGTACAACTTCTCGATCGCCGTCGGCGTCGGGCTGATCGCGGTCGCGGGGCTCGCGGCCGAGACGGGCGTCGTCATGCACGTCTACCTCGACGAAGCCGTGAAGCGCTACCGCCGCGACGGCCGGCTCACGAGCGTACCTCGGCTGAAGGAGGCGCTCGAAGAGGGCGCCGTCGACCGCGTCCGCCCGAAGCTGATGACGGTGTTCACGACGATCATCGGCCTCGTCCCCATCATGATCGGGACGGGCACCGGGGCCGAGGTGATGCAGCGGATCGCCACGCCGATGGTGGGCGGGCTCGTCACGAGCACGGTCCACACGCTCATCATGATCCCCGCGCTCTACGCCGTCGTGCAGGGCCGCCGCCTCCGCCGCGAACTCCGCGAGGCACCCGCAGCCGAGCGGCCCGAGCTCGCTTTCGAACCCCTCGCTCCCGATGCGGCTGCACACGACTCCCGCCACGGCCTGCCCCCCTCCGGCGAGGACGCCCCCTCCAACTCCTGA
- a CDS encoding metal-sensitive transcriptional regulator gives MHEEKRKEVVDRLKRIEGQVRGLQRMVEEDRYCGDVLAQIASVQRALQGAGKLITRNHLETCVTDALRSGDEAAARRTYDEIMDLLFKQIR, from the coding sequence ATGCACGAGGAAAAACGGAAAGAGGTGGTGGACCGCCTCAAGCGCATCGAGGGGCAGGTCCGCGGCCTCCAGCGGATGGTCGAGGAGGACCGCTACTGCGGCGACGTGCTCGCGCAGATCGCCTCGGTGCAGCGGGCGCTCCAGGGCGCGGGCAAGCTCATCACGCGGAACCACCTCGAGACGTGCGTCACCGACGCCCTCCGCTCGGGCGACGAGGCGGCGGCGCGGCGGACCTACGACGAGATCATGGACCTGCTCTTCAAGCAGATCCGCTGA